From Candidatus Binatia bacterium, the proteins below share one genomic window:
- the folK gene encoding 2-amino-4-hydroxy-6-hydroxymethyldihydropteridine diphosphokinase, which translates to MTAHRAYVGIGANLGDRIATVEGAIAALGGAGAVVARSSLFQTQPWGVRDQPAFVNAVAVVETRLTPRALLERLQTIERAMGRVPGERWGPRVVDLDLLLYDDLRVDEDGLQVPHPRLRERAFVLVPLAEVDARFEPLRDALDSSELAGVVAVERELVTTMPEERSLDAAERVRALAQFLAETDAVRVRIAREGDEIEVAGIPANRRERAAAEPATAGATAARVDSVKADLVGIFHLSRPAPIVDDLVEPDRELGYIEALGIRTPVHSMGAGRLVSMPVADGTPVEYGQPLFLIARSG; encoded by the coding sequence GTGACGGCGCATCGCGCCTACGTCGGCATCGGCGCGAATCTCGGCGATCGAATCGCGACGGTCGAAGGCGCGATCGCCGCGCTCGGCGGCGCGGGAGCGGTCGTCGCGCGATCGTCGCTCTTTCAAACTCAGCCGTGGGGAGTGCGCGATCAACCCGCGTTCGTCAACGCCGTCGCCGTCGTGGAGACGCGGCTGACGCCGCGCGCGTTGCTCGAGCGGCTGCAGACGATCGAGCGGGCGATGGGGAGAGTGCCGGGCGAACGCTGGGGGCCGCGCGTCGTAGACCTCGATCTGCTGCTCTACGACGACCTGCGCGTCGACGAAGACGGCTTACAGGTTCCGCATCCGCGTCTGCGCGAGCGCGCTTTCGTGCTCGTTCCCTTGGCCGAGGTAGACGCTCGCTTCGAACCGCTGCGCGACGCGTTGGATTCGTCGGAGCTCGCGGGGGTCGTCGCCGTCGAGCGCGAACTCGTAACGACCATGCCGGAAGAACGATCGCTCGACGCGGCCGAACGCGTACGTGCGCTCGCGCAGTTTCTCGCGGAGACCGACGCGGTGCGCGTGCGAATCGCTCGCGAGGGCGACGAGATCGAGGTGGCCGGCATCCCCGCGAATCGTCGCGAGCGCGCGGCGGCCGAACCGGCGACGGCTGGTGCGACGGCCGCGCGGGTCGACTCGGTCAAAGCCGATCTCGTCGGAATCTTTCATCTGAGCCGTCCCGCGCCGATCGTCGACGATCTCGTCGAGCCCGACCGCGAGCTGGGTTACATCGAGGCGCTCGGCATTCGCACGCCGGTGCACAGCATGGGCGCAGGCCGCCTCGTCTCGATGCCCGTCGCCGACGGAACGCCGGTCGAGTACGGCCAACCCCTCTTTCTGATCGCACGGAGCGGCTGA
- the folB gene encoding dihydroneopterin aldolase has translation MDRITLRGISAYGRHGADAGERERRQPFAIDLSVEIDLSAAARSDDLSQTLDYAALHERIVRAVGTESHALLERLAASLLEIVFEDRRVAAAEITIGKPGILGGATPSITLARGNPAYTARS, from the coding sequence ATGGACAGAATAACGCTGCGCGGCATCAGTGCGTACGGGCGCCACGGCGCCGACGCAGGCGAACGCGAGCGGCGCCAGCCGTTTGCGATAGACCTCAGCGTCGAGATTGACCTGAGCGCCGCCGCGCGCAGCGACGATCTCTCGCAGACGCTCGATTACGCGGCGCTTCACGAAAGGATCGTGCGCGCGGTCGGGACCGAGTCGCACGCGCTGCTCGAACGGCTCGCGGCCTCGCTGCTCGAGATCGTCTTCGAGGATCGGCGCGTCGCCGCCGCCGAGATCACGATCGGCAAGCCGGGCATCCTCGGGGGCGCGACGCCTTCGATAACGCTCGCGCGCGGCAATCCGGCCTACACGGCGCGTTCGTGA
- the folP gene encoding dihydropteroate synthase, with the protein MVRAFDGLTWGARTYVMAIVNVTPDSFSGDGIETPAEAARHAIAQWQAGADVLDVGGESTRPGHRPVAAAVEIARIAPVIAAIRSQLPNAPISVDTYKPEVARAARAAGADAVNSVWGASDELLDVAAELSMPVVAMHNQATTRYDVPVMDEVLRYLDECARRAMQRGIARERIVLDPGIGFGKTADQNLEVLGSLERLVALGFPTMIGASRKSTIGKLTGREPADRVYGTVATTALAVRAGIDVVRVHDVAAARDAIAVADAVVRGWRPQRWTE; encoded by the coding sequence ATGGTACGTGCTTTCGATGGTCTGACGTGGGGCGCTCGCACCTACGTCATGGCGATCGTCAACGTGACGCCCGACTCGTTCTCGGGCGACGGAATCGAGACGCCCGCCGAGGCGGCGCGCCACGCGATAGCGCAATGGCAGGCGGGCGCCGACGTCTTGGACGTCGGCGGCGAGTCGACGCGCCCCGGTCATCGCCCGGTCGCCGCCGCCGTCGAGATCGCGCGGATCGCGCCGGTCATCGCGGCGATTCGTTCGCAGCTTCCGAACGCGCCGATCTCGGTGGACACGTATAAGCCCGAGGTGGCGCGCGCCGCGCGCGCCGCGGGCGCGGACGCCGTCAACTCCGTCTGGGGCGCTTCGGACGAACTGCTCGACGTCGCCGCCGAGCTCTCGATGCCCGTCGTCGCGATGCACAACCAGGCGACGACGCGGTACGACGTCCCGGTGATGGACGAGGTGCTGCGCTATCTCGACGAGTGCGCGCGGCGCGCGATGCAGCGCGGCATCGCGCGCGAGCGCATCGTCCTGGATCCCGGCATCGGCTTCGGAAAGACGGCCGATCAGAACCTCGAGGTGCTCGGATCGCTCGAGCGCCTCGTCGCGCTCGGATTTCCGACGATGATCGGAGCCTCGCGCAAGTCCACGATCGGCAAGCTCACCGGGCGGGAGCCGGCCGATCGCGTCTACGGCACGGTTGCGACGACCGCGCTCGCCGTTCGCGCCGGCATCGACGTCGTTCGCGTTCACGACGTCGCCGCGGCGCGCGACGCGATCGCGGTGGCGGACGCGGTCGTGCGCGGTTGGAGGCCGCAACGATGGACAGAATAA
- a CDS encoding folylpolyglutamate synthase/dihydrofolate synthase family protein gives MNPIATYEQAEAYLLGTIDEVVSRRTSYKLDRIRAFLSELGDPHLAYPTIHVGGTSGKGSTATMIAAALRAAGRKTGLHTKPHLRSMTERARIDGAAIAPDRFAAVLDAMTPAIERTTARFGRPTYYETLLALAFLYFAQERVDVAVIEVGLGGRLDGTNVVEPQVAAITSVGFDHTDVLGDTIEEIALEKAGIAKAGVPLVVAAVPPAASAVIERYAAEVGAPVVRVAESVRVRAGESERFGEQVLHVECARGAFSLRLGVLGVFQRANAATAVAVLDQLGAALRPSLEAIARGFAQLTIPGRMELVSRNPVVVFDIAHNAEKAESLVASLRESFPGRRVHYVVAIGESKDALRIVEALASLPSTFTFTSFEARGRRAIAPERLAAMAQSLRTWGRAVRDPIEAVTVARRTAEIDDVVVVTGSTFVVAGLREWYVLSMV, from the coding sequence ATGAACCCAATCGCGACGTACGAGCAGGCCGAGGCCTATCTGCTCGGCACGATCGACGAAGTCGTCTCGCGGCGCACTTCGTACAAGCTCGACCGGATCCGCGCCTTCCTGAGCGAGCTCGGCGATCCGCATCTCGCCTATCCGACGATTCACGTCGGCGGAACGAGCGGTAAAGGCTCGACCGCGACGATGATCGCCGCCGCGCTGCGCGCCGCCGGCCGCAAGACGGGGCTCCACACGAAGCCGCATCTTCGTTCGATGACCGAGCGCGCCCGCATCGACGGCGCCGCGATCGCGCCCGATCGCTTCGCGGCGGTGCTCGACGCGATGACTCCCGCCATCGAACGGACGACGGCCCGATTCGGACGCCCCACCTATTACGAAACCTTGCTCGCGCTGGCGTTTCTCTACTTCGCGCAGGAGCGCGTGGATGTAGCCGTCATCGAGGTCGGCCTCGGCGGCCGCCTCGACGGAACCAACGTCGTCGAGCCGCAGGTCGCGGCGATCACCTCGGTCGGCTTCGATCACACCGACGTGCTCGGCGATACGATCGAGGAGATCGCGCTCGAGAAGGCGGGAATCGCGAAGGCCGGCGTGCCGCTCGTGGTCGCTGCGGTTCCGCCGGCTGCGAGCGCGGTGATCGAGCGCTACGCGGCCGAGGTCGGCGCGCCCGTCGTGCGCGTCGCCGAGAGCGTGCGCGTCCGCGCCGGCGAGAGCGAGCGTTTCGGCGAGCAGGTGCTGCACGTCGAGTGCGCGCGCGGAGCTTTCTCGCTCCGGCTTGGGGTCTTGGGGGTCTTTCAGCGGGCGAACGCGGCGACGGCAGTCGCGGTGCTCGACCAACTCGGTGCGGCGCTGCGGCCGAGTCTCGAGGCGATCGCCCGCGGCTTCGCGCAGTTGACGATCCCCGGACGCATGGAGCTCGTCTCGCGAAATCCCGTCGTCGTCTTCGACATCGCGCACAACGCGGAGAAGGCCGAATCGCTCGTCGCGTCGCTGCGCGAGAGCTTTCCCGGGCGCCGCGTCCACTACGTCGTCGCGATCGGAGAGAGCAAGGACGCGCTGCGAATCGTGGAGGCGCTCGCCTCGCTCCCTTCGACGTTCACCTTCACCTCGTTCGAAGCGAGAGGGCGGCGAGCGATTGCGCCCGAGCGTCTCGCGGCGATGGCGCAGTCGCTGCGCACGTGGGGGCGCGCGGTCCGCGATCCGATCGAGGCGGTGACGGTCGCGAGGCGGACGGCCGAGATAGACGACGTCGTCGTCGTCACCGGCTCCACGTTCGTCGTCGCGGGATTGCGCGAATGGTACGTGCTTTCGATGGTCTGA
- a CDS encoding MogA/MoaB family molybdenum cofactor biosynthesis protein, with amino-acid sequence MSFKAALIVLSDRAAAGRRADACIPVMKELLGGVYEIVRERVLPDDPAALQAELIDLADSRAADLVITSGGTGLGPRDRTPQATAAVVDYEVPGIAEAIRAASIAHVKSAMLSRAMAGVRDRTLIVNLPGSPRAVAESLDVILPVLPHALELLADRVADG; translated from the coding sequence GTGAGCTTTAAGGCCGCGCTGATCGTTCTCTCGGATCGCGCCGCGGCCGGACGCCGCGCCGACGCGTGCATTCCGGTGATGAAAGAGCTGCTCGGCGGCGTCTACGAGATCGTACGCGAGCGCGTGCTCCCCGACGATCCGGCCGCGCTTCAAGCCGAGTTGATCGATCTCGCCGACTCCAGAGCGGCCGATCTCGTCATCACGAGCGGCGGCACCGGCCTCGGCCCGCGCGACCGGACGCCGCAGGCGACGGCGGCGGTCGTGGATTACGAAGTGCCCGGCATTGCAGAAGCGATTCGCGCCGCGTCGATCGCGCACGTCAAGAGCGCGATGCTCTCGCGCGCGATGGCCGGCGTCCGCGATCGCACGCTGATCGTCAACCTGCCGGGAAGCCCGCGGGCCGTCGCGGAGTCGCTCGACGTGATTCTGCCGGTGCTCCCGCACGCCCTCGAGCTGCTCGCCGATCGAGTCGCCGACGGATGA
- the moaC gene encoding cyclic pyranopterin monophosphate synthase MoaC, translating to MRPTHVARDGSVAMVDVSAKKVTARSARAQALVRMSPAARKALQAATLPKGDAFVAAQIAGIAAAKQTALLIPLAHQIPLSSVDVRFDWQRDGALCVEAEARTSARTGVEMEAMVAAAIAALTIYDMSKALDKSITVEAVRLVSKRGGKSGPFDRARGA from the coding sequence GTGAGACCGACCCACGTCGCGCGCGACGGCAGCGTCGCGATGGTCGACGTCTCCGCCAAGAAGGTGACGGCGCGCTCGGCTCGCGCGCAAGCGCTCGTGCGCATGAGTCCCGCCGCGCGCAAGGCCTTGCAGGCGGCAACGCTGCCGAAAGGCGATGCGTTCGTGGCCGCGCAGATTGCCGGCATCGCGGCCGCGAAGCAGACGGCGCTATTGATTCCGCTCGCGCACCAGATACCGCTGAGCAGCGTAGACGTCCGGTTCGATTGGCAGCGCGACGGCGCGCTCTGCGTCGAAGCCGAGGCGCGAACGAGCGCGCGCACCGGCGTCGAGATGGAGGCGATGGTCGCGGCCGCGATCGCGGCGCTGACGATCTACGACATGTCGAAAGCGCTCGACAAATCCATCACCGTAGAAGCGGTGCGCCTCGTCAGCAAACGCGGCGGAAAGAGCGGCCCGTTCGACCGCGCGCGTGGCGCGTGA
- a CDS encoding undecaprenyl-diphosphate phosphatase, translating to MTLAQALALAVLQGVSELFPVSSLGHTILVPAVLHWQNVNRSSPSFLAFVVVLHLGTALALLIFYRAQWYAIARALVASVVRGKLGDSADERLGWRLVVATIPVGILGLIFEAPVRRLFGSPAPAAAFLFVNGLVMFAGEALRRRQERATGRGSEPIEALSYPASLAIGVAQAFALLPGISRSGISMVAGLLCDLDHEDAARFSFLLATPVILAAGLLEVPKLFAPGAHVVLVQAILGGILAGVAAYLSVAFLTRYFRSNDLRPFGWYCVVVGAICLFLARKGLIT from the coding sequence GTGACGCTCGCGCAAGCGCTCGCGCTCGCCGTATTGCAGGGCGTCAGCGAGCTCTTTCCGGTCTCGAGCCTCGGCCACACGATCTTGGTTCCCGCGGTCCTGCACTGGCAGAACGTGAACCGGTCGAGCCCGTCGTTTCTCGCCTTCGTCGTCGTGCTCCATCTCGGCACCGCGCTCGCGCTCCTGATCTTCTATCGCGCGCAATGGTATGCGATCGCGCGCGCGCTCGTCGCGAGCGTCGTCCGCGGCAAGCTTGGCGATAGCGCCGACGAGCGGCTCGGGTGGCGGCTGGTCGTCGCGACGATTCCCGTCGGAATACTCGGGTTGATCTTCGAAGCGCCGGTCAGGCGGCTCTTCGGCTCGCCGGCGCCGGCCGCGGCCTTTCTCTTCGTCAACGGCCTCGTGATGTTCGCGGGCGAGGCGTTGCGCCGCCGTCAGGAACGTGCGACCGGCCGCGGTTCCGAGCCGATCGAAGCGCTGAGTTATCCGGCCAGCCTCGCGATCGGCGTCGCCCAGGCCTTCGCGCTGCTCCCTGGGATTTCGCGCTCGGGCATCTCGATGGTGGCCGGCCTGCTCTGCGACCTCGACCACGAGGACGCGGCGCGATTCTCGTTTTTGCTCGCGACGCCGGTCATTCTCGCGGCCGGTTTGCTCGAGGTGCCGAAGCTCTTTGCGCCCGGCGCGCACGTCGTCTTGGTGCAGGCGATACTCGGCGGCATCCTGGCCGGCGTCGCCGCCTATCTCTCGGTCGCCTTTCTGACGCGTTACTTCCGGTCGAACGATCTGCGGCCGTTCGGATGGTATTGCGTCGTCGTCGGCGCAATCTGTTTGTTCCTCGCTCGAAAGGGGCTGATCACATGA
- a CDS encoding TonB family protein, translating to MKRAPRLLLIAFALSLLVHLIVAFILHPPQPTPENQAEVVSIEHRPATIAVTKVPTPPPRPKRTPSPRVVSSAKPIASTGPGPASSGSSAESPAPTATPQPAATANGCVRANADAAVLETPPPPQIAVDARASGASGTTVVNVAIDATGQVTDASVKQSSGDSSLDLVAVSMARDARYSPALHDCKPVASAYNFSVKFVAW from the coding sequence ATGAAACGCGCTCCGCGTCTGCTCCTTATTGCGTTTGCGCTCTCGCTGCTCGTCCATCTCATCGTCGCGTTCATTCTCCACCCGCCGCAGCCGACGCCTGAGAATCAAGCCGAGGTCGTCTCGATCGAGCATCGCCCGGCGACGATCGCCGTGACGAAGGTGCCCACACCGCCGCCGCGCCCGAAACGAACGCCGTCGCCCCGCGTCGTCAGTTCGGCAAAACCCATTGCGAGCACCGGCCCCGGGCCGGCATCGAGCGGAAGTTCCGCGGAGAGCCCGGCGCCGACGGCAACGCCGCAGCCCGCCGCAACCGCGAACGGGTGCGTTCGGGCAAACGCCGATGCGGCGGTCCTCGAGACGCCGCCCCCGCCGCAGATTGCCGTGGATGCTCGCGCCTCGGGAGCGAGCGGCACCACCGTCGTGAACGTGGCGATCGACGCCACGGGTCAAGTGACCGATGCGAGCGTGAAGCAGAGCAGCGGGGACTCGTCGCTCGATCTCGTCGCCGTCTCGATGGCGCGCGACGCGCGCTACTCGCCCGCCTTGCACGATTGCAAACCCGTTGCAAGCGCGTATAATTTTAGCGTGAAGTTCGTCGCGTGGTGA
- a CDS encoding TonB family protein, whose translation MAFVISLIVHLVIGSVMPNFAQHHEEQEVEKISQTRKIKVRIPTPPPPTPTPPPTPTPNPQATPPPKQPVEQPKLKVNLVQQHSHAASGTVEDTHAQPKTGSEEGKPAGEGTAAPAAGTPKPACPNPNVDATVTNAAQAEYPESAKDLGLGEVTVQVEVTVGPSGNLVNAKIYKTSSNMSIDQAALRAARESTYAPKLVDCQPTTGDYLFRVDFQPD comes from the coding sequence GTGGCCTTCGTGATCTCGTTGATCGTGCACTTGGTGATCGGTTCGGTCATGCCGAACTTCGCGCAGCACCACGAAGAGCAAGAGGTCGAGAAGATCTCGCAGACGCGCAAGATCAAGGTGCGCATTCCGACCCCGCCGCCGCCCACGCCGACGCCCCCGCCGACGCCGACGCCGAATCCGCAGGCGACGCCGCCGCCGAAACAGCCCGTCGAGCAACCGAAGTTGAAGGTCAATCTCGTGCAGCAGCACAGCCACGCGGCGTCGGGAACGGTCGAGGACACCCACGCGCAGCCAAAGACCGGCAGCGAGGAAGGCAAGCCCGCAGGCGAAGGCACCGCGGCGCCGGCGGCCGGAACTCCGAAACCGGCGTGCCCGAATCCGAACGTCGACGCGACGGTGACGAACGCCGCGCAAGCCGAGTATCCCGAGTCGGCAAAAGATCTCGGGCTCGGCGAAGTCACCGTCCAGGTCGAAGTGACGGTCGGCCCGAGCGGCAACCTCGTCAACGCGAAGATTTACAAGACCTCGAGCAACATGTCGATCGATCAGGCAGCCCTGCGCGCGGCGCGCGAATCGACGTACGCGCCGAAACTCGTGGACTGCCAGCCGACGACGGGTGACTATCTCTTCCGCGTCGACTTCCAGCCCGATTAG
- a CDS encoding biopolymer transporter ExbD: MSTINITPFTDVLLVLLIIFIILASVTKEPKLPDAYNKEKVQPSQIVVMVDENDHIQIGSNQVSIADAKAAFGQLQDATDHKFKSVIIKANPKATYGIILQLMDAAKSVNLTDFGLANHVQGTPEGVTQ; the protein is encoded by the coding sequence ATGTCGACGATCAACATCACCCCGTTCACGGACGTGTTGTTGGTTCTCCTCATCATCTTCATCATTCTCGCATCGGTTACCAAAGAGCCGAAGCTGCCCGACGCCTACAACAAAGAGAAAGTGCAGCCGTCGCAGATCGTCGTCATGGTCGACGAGAACGACCACATTCAGATCGGCTCGAATCAAGTCTCGATCGCCGACGCGAAGGCCGCGTTCGGTCAGCTCCAAGACGCGACCGACCATAAGTTCAAGAGCGTCATCATCAAGGCGAATCCCAAGGCCACCTACGGCATCATCCTGCAGTTGATGGACGCGGCGAAATCCGTCAACCTCACCGATTTCGGTCTCGCCAACCACGTGCAAGGCACGCCCGAAGGTGTGACGCAGTAA
- a CDS encoding biopolymer transporter ExbD: protein MSLLSSQQDQEVMAEINITPFTDVLLVLLIIFMILAALVAPPGFEKELPNKNPNSSTEHKNKNDIEVDVNNKGVIFVDGVRTDTTGVYRVMYDVSKKKPRHHVAVVADAKAPYGVIIRILDAAKQAGLEDVGFVTS, encoded by the coding sequence GTGTCGCTCCTCTCGTCGCAGCAAGACCAAGAGGTGATGGCGGAGATCAACATCACGCCGTTCACGGACGTGCTGTTGGTCCTGCTGATCATCTTCATGATCCTCGCCGCGCTCGTCGCGCCGCCCGGCTTCGAGAAAGAGCTGCCGAACAAGAACCCCAACAGCTCGACCGAGCACAAGAACAAGAACGACATCGAAGTCGACGTCAACAATAAGGGCGTGATCTTCGTCGACGGCGTCCGCACGGATACGACCGGCGTCTACCGCGTGATGTACGACGTGTCGAAGAAGAAGCCGCGCCATCACGTGGCGGTCGTTGCCGACGCGAAGGCTCCGTACGGCGTGATCATTCGCATCCTCGACGCGGCGAAGCAGGCCGGCCTCGAAGACGTCGGCTTCGTCACCTCGTAA
- a CDS encoding MotA/TolQ/ExbB proton channel family protein, with amino-acid sequence MFSGFMGLMQQGGWDMWLLLLISIVGLAVVIERLVFFQMQHSDTKGLLRQIGAKVSSDDLNGAIDVCKKNRGMLPRILEFGLRRGEKNRADITDALSIALMEHLNSLERNLAIIGTIAVIAPFVGLFGTVLGIIRAFQDIALKGNSTPAVVAAGVSEALITTATGLIIAVIAVVFFNFFKSRIKNYNQEMIVAANQLAEMLHFHNTGAPIPTDLYQPTKAGA; translated from the coding sequence GTGTTTTCCGGATTTATGGGTCTCATGCAGCAGGGCGGCTGGGATATGTGGCTGCTCTTGCTCATCTCGATCGTGGGCCTCGCGGTCGTCATCGAGCGCCTCGTTTTCTTTCAGATGCAGCACTCGGACACCAAGGGTCTGCTGCGTCAGATCGGAGCGAAGGTCTCGTCGGACGACCTCAACGGCGCGATCGACGTCTGTAAGAAGAACCGAGGGATGCTTCCGAGGATCCTGGAGTTCGGGCTTCGCCGCGGAGAGAAGAATCGCGCCGACATCACCGACGCGCTCTCGATCGCGTTGATGGAGCACTTGAACTCGCTCGAACGCAACCTGGCGATCATCGGCACGATCGCCGTCATCGCCCCCTTCGTCGGTCTCTTCGGAACGGTGCTCGGCATCATCCGGGCCTTCCAAGACATCGCTCTGAAGGGCAACTCGACGCCGGCCGTCGTTGCCGCAGGCGTCTCCGAAGCGTTGATCACCACGGCGACCGGTCTGATTATCGCCGTCATCGCAGTGGTTTTCTTCAACTTCTTCAAGTCGCGGATCAAGAACTATAACCAAGAGATGATCGTTGCCGCCAACCAGCTCGCCGAGATGCTGCACTTCCACAACACCGGCGCACCGATTCCGACGGACCTGTATCAGCCGACCAAGGCCGGCGCGTAA
- a CDS encoding energy transducer TonB — protein sequence MKTRFRIVAPVAAALVAFAALPALAQYANEFVPAKLIAQGKTTKPIAGSGTVVVQVQVNADGTHKAIKVIRSTNPADNDAAMDLAQNSTYRPAHRGTTPVVSFYDFTLKFNGKSVANAASEGSSVPSGAQSAAASQVAALIRKGDYSAAKAKAQAELLNSPGDDSLRQMLGIAAYDSNDFATAASAFDKVGTIGTQFKPAAAGSFAAAAVKEAQSNPTGALAYANKAMALEPNSNSRFALGVAQLANGDNEAALASLKAAQSAAASDPKIPTASKINIDAELMQAYLANHDTAGAQTMAAQIKQLDPNSTAGAQSMGASLIKAGNAAVEAKDTTTALADFDQAAALGDPSISVTANTLAAFAVARSAKPDYKQMQAYADKALAIKPNDAAANFAEGIALTGQWAASHDDGTKTKASAALDKADQQARAEGDDALALQIETFVKNNLKGGASAPPGG from the coding sequence ATGAAGACTCGCTTTCGAATCGTCGCGCCGGTCGCGGCCGCGCTCGTTGCGTTCGCCGCACTCCCGGCGCTCGCGCAGTACGCCAACGAATTCGTTCCGGCAAAGCTGATCGCGCAAGGTAAGACCACCAAACCGATCGCCGGCAGCGGCACCGTCGTCGTGCAGGTTCAAGTCAATGCCGACGGCACGCACAAGGCGATTAAGGTGATACGTTCGACCAATCCCGCGGACAACGACGCGGCGATGGACCTCGCGCAGAACTCAACCTATCGGCCGGCGCATCGCGGCACGACGCCGGTCGTCTCGTTCTACGACTTCACGCTGAAGTTCAACGGAAAGTCGGTTGCGAACGCGGCGAGCGAAGGCAGCAGCGTTCCGTCGGGCGCGCAGAGCGCGGCGGCGAGTCAAGTGGCCGCGCTGATTCGCAAGGGCGATTACTCGGCCGCGAAAGCGAAGGCGCAAGCGGAACTCCTCAACTCGCCGGGCGACGACTCGCTGCGCCAGATGCTCGGCATCGCGGCGTACGACAGCAACGACTTTGCGACCGCGGCGTCGGCCTTCGATAAAGTCGGCACGATCGGAACGCAATTCAAGCCCGCCGCGGCCGGAAGCTTTGCAGCCGCCGCCGTGAAGGAGGCGCAGAGCAACCCGACCGGGGCGCTCGCCTACGCAAACAAAGCGATGGCGCTCGAGCCGAACTCGAACTCGCGCTTCGCGCTCGGCGTCGCGCAACTCGCCAACGGCGACAACGAGGCGGCCCTCGCATCGCTGAAGGCCGCGCAGAGCGCGGCGGCCTCCGATCCGAAGATTCCGACGGCCTCGAAGATCAACATCGACGCCGAACTGATGCAGGCCTACCTGGCCAATCACGACACGGCCGGCGCGCAAACGATGGCGGCGCAGATCAAGCAACTCGACCCGAACAGCACGGCCGGCGCCCAATCCATGGGCGCGAGCCTGATCAAGGCCGGCAACGCGGCGGTCGAAGCCAAGGATACGACGACGGCGCTGGCCGACTTCGACCAAGCAGCCGCCCTCGGCGACCCGAGCATCTCCGTCACAGCGAACACCCTTGCAGCGTTTGCAGTAGCACGGAGCGCGAAACCGGATTACAAACAGATGCAAGCATATGCCGATAAGGCGCTCGCCATCAAACCGAACGACGCGGCCGCGAACTTCGCCGAGGGGATAGCGTTGACCGGGCAATGGGCTGCCAGTCACGACGACGGTACGAAGACCAAGGCGTCCGCTGCGCTCGACAAGGCCGACCAGCAAGCCAGAGCGGAGGGCGACGACGCGCTCGCGCTGCAGATCGAAACGTTCGTCAAAAATAACCTGAAGGGCGGCGCTTCCGCCCCACCGGGAGGCTAA
- a CDS encoding pseudouridine synthase, producing MAGTRTTESTRLNRYLAQAGVAARRRADELIAAGRVSINGSTVRMLGTLVRPGDRVEVDAKLVEPPAEATYLLLNKPLGVVTTMHDPQGRRTVADLIAGRPRVVPVGRLDYQTSGALLLTDDGELAHRLLHPRFGVDKTYRAEIAGRLSAEDVRRLNRGVTLDDARAAAAKVRVVAVRRDRSVVDVTIHEGRNRQVRRMFEALGHPVLELTRTRFGPLRLGGLAAGHVRPLTVRERAALERHRRPTAQSPRTKLS from the coding sequence ATCGCGGGTACGAGGACAACGGAAAGTACTAGGCTCAACAGATACCTGGCGCAGGCCGGCGTAGCGGCGCGACGGCGCGCCGACGAGTTGATCGCCGCCGGCCGCGTCTCCATCAACGGCAGCACCGTTCGAATGCTGGGAACCCTCGTGCGCCCCGGCGATCGCGTCGAGGTGGACGCGAAACTCGTCGAACCGCCGGCCGAAGCCACCTATCTCTTACTGAATAAGCCGCTCGGCGTCGTGACGACGATGCACGACCCGCAGGGGCGGCGCACCGTCGCCGACCTCATCGCCGGCCGGCCGCGCGTCGTTCCGGTCGGTCGCCTCGATTACCAGACGTCGGGGGCGCTTTTGCTCACCGACGACGGCGAACTTGCCCACCGTCTGCTCCATCCGCGCTTCGGCGTCGATAAGACCTATCGAGCGGAGATCGCCGGCCGGCTCTCCGCGGAGGACGTGCGCCGTTTGAACCGGGGCGTCACGCTCGACGACGCGCGGGCCGCGGCCGCGAAGGTGCGCGTCGTCGCCGTGCGGCGCGATCGCAGCGTCGTGGACGTGACCATCCACGAGGGACGCAATCGCCAAGTGCGCCGGATGTTCGAGGCGCTGGGCCACCCCGTGCTCGAGCTCACCAGGACGCGCTTCGGGCCGTTGCGGCTCGGCGGCTTGGCCGCCGGCCACGTTCGGCCGCTCACCGTCAGAGAGCGCGCGGCGCTCGAACGCCACCGCAGGCCGACGGCGCAATCGCCTCGTACCAAACTCTCATGA